One part of the Candida albicans SC5314 chromosome R, complete sequence genome encodes these proteins:
- the CET1 gene encoding polynucleotide 5'-phosphatase (mRNA 5'-triphosphatase; large subunit of mRNA capping enzyme; positively regulates Ceg1 activity; functional homolog of S. cerevisiae Cet1; Cet1 and Cgt1 form a 2:1 complex; flow model biofilm induced), with protein MNVGSILNDDPPSSGNANGNDDNTKIIKSPTAYHKPSVHERHSITSMLNDTPSDSTPTKKPEPTISPEFRKPSISSLTSPSVAHKPPPLPPSSSSVGSSEHSSARSSPAITKRNSIANIIDAYEEPATKTEKKAELNSPKINQSTPVPKLEEHENDTNKVEKVVDSAPEPKPKKEPQPVFDDQDDDLTKIKKLKQSKKPRRYETPPIWAQRWVPPNRQKEETNVDDGNEAITRLSEKPVFDYTTTRSVDLECSITGMIPPSSITRKIAEWVYANFSNVEEKSKRNVELELKFGKIIDKRSGNRIDLNVVTECIFTDHSSVFFDMQVEEVAWKEITKFLDELEKSFQEGKKGRKFKTLESDNTDSFYQLGRKGEHPKRIRVTKDNLLSPPRLVAIQKERVADLYIHNPGSLFDLRLSMSLEIPVPQGNIESIITKNKPEMVREKKRISYTHPPTITKFDLTRVIGNKTEDKYEVELEAGVMEIFAAIDKIQKGVDNLRLEELIEVFLNNARTLNNRLNKIC; from the coding sequence ATGAATGTTGGATCTATTTTAAATGACGACCCACCATCAAGTGGGAATGCGAATGggaatgatgataataccAAGATTATTAAATCCCCTACTGCATACCATAAACCTTCTGTTCATGAACGTCATTCAATAACGAGCATGTTGAATGACACTCCGTCAGATTCAACTCCAACTAAAAAACCAGAACCGACTATAAGTCCAGAGTTTAGAAAACCCAGCATAAGTCTGTTAACTTCTCCAAGTGTTGCACATAAACCTCCGCCACTACCACCGTCACTGAGTCTGGTTGGAAGTAGTGAGCATTCGAGTGCAAGATCGTCCCCGGCTATCACGAAGAGAAACTCGATTGCAAACATTATCGATGCTTATGAAGAACCAGCTActaaaactgaaaaaaaggCTGAGCTAAACTCACCAAAGATAAACCAACTGACACCGGTGCCAAAGCTTGAGGAACACGAGAATGATACAAACAAAGTAGAAAAGGTTGTGGATAGTGCACCTgaaccaaaaccaaaaaaggAGCCTCAACCAGTTTTTGACGACCAAGACGATGACTTgacaaaaatcaaaaagcTCAAGCAATCTAAGAAACCACGTCGGTATGAAACACCTCCAATTTGGGCCCAGAGGTGGGTTCCCCCAAATAGACAGAAGGAGGAAACTAATGTTGATGACGGGAATGAAGCCATAACTAGACTTTCTGAAAAACCGGTATTTGATTATACCACTACCAGAAGTGTTGATTTGGAGTGTAGTATTACTGGTATGATACCCCCAAGTTCAATCACGAGAAAAATAGCTGAATGGGTGTATGCcaatttttccaatgttgaagaaaaaagtaaaagGAATGTTGAATTGGAGTTGAAATTTGGGAAAATTATTGACAAAAGAAGTGGTAATAGAATTGACTTGAATGTGGTGACAGAATGTATTTTCACTGATCATTCTAGTGTGTTTTTTGACATGCAAGTGGAAGAGGTGGCCTGGAAagaaataacaaaattcttggatgaattggaaaaaagtTTCCAAGAAGGGAAAAAGGgaagaaaatttaaaactCTTGAATCTGATAATACTGACAGTTTCTATCAATTGGGGAGAAAAGGTGAGCACCCTAAGCGGATTCGTGTAACCAAAGACAACTTACTATCGCCACCGAGATTGGTTGCCATACAGAAGGAACGTGTGGCAGATTTATATATTCACAATCCGGGCTCcttatttgatttgagGTTATCTATGTCATTGGAAATACCAGTGCCACAGGGGAACATTGAGTCGATTATTACCAAGAATAAGCCAGAGATGGTCAGGGAGAAGAAGAGAATTTCTTATACACATCCACCTACCATTACCAAATTTGACTTGACTAGGGTCATTGGTAATAAAACAGAAGATAAATATGAGGTAGAGTTGGAGGCGGGTGTTATGGAAATATTTGCTGCTATTGATAAAATCCAGAAAGGGGTAGATAATCTTAGATTGGAGgaattaattgaagttTTTTTGAACAATGCAAGAACTCTCAATAATAGATTGAACAAGATTTGCTAG
- a CDS encoding uncharacterized protein (C2H2 zinc finger transcription factor; expression reduced in ssr1 null mutant; flow model biofilm induced), with product MVKQKQKRIKFEEELGQPILQTKTTSPLPNVSNINRQETQPFNAYTTYQAPSQESEYQHQEQKSIKETAPSSSRIQTQLDSQVLRRSSPPVIVFRRDKPKKVLPKKPVKPYLCTHPGCTWAFARHSDLTRHSKSHAEPQYKCPYWKNDPTCHKKNGAFNRLDVLKRHLRLIHYVKDKQPISDLNPGQDPGWCRACQRMFPNSKAFIEHCYDCAKNTVPTEWIDIKRESSRIPNQTTFRVKLDQINNTENT from the coding sequence ATGGTTaaacagaaacaaaaacGTATCAAATTCGAGGAGGAACTCGGCCAACCAATACTTCAAACTAAGACCACTTCACCATTACCTAACGTACTGAACATCAATCGACAAGAGACACAACCATTTAACGCATATACTACTTATCAGGCACCCAGTCAGGAACTGGAATATCAACACCAAGAGCAAAAGTCAATCAAAGAAACAGCACCGCTGCTGTCAAGGATACAGACTCAATTAGACTCACAGGTATTGCGCCGATCATCGCCACCAGTCATAGTCTTTAGACGAGATAAACCGAAAAAGGTATTACCAAAGAAACCCGTTAAACCATATTTATGCACGCATCCTGGGTGTACTTGGGCTTTTGCTAGACATTCAGATTTAACCAGGCATTCAAAATCCCATGCAGAGCCTCAATACAAATGTCCCTATTGGAAGAATGACCCTACATGCCATAAAAAGAATGGTGCATTCAATAGACTAGACGTGTTGAAAAGACATTTACGATTGATACATTATGTCAAGGATAAACAACCTATTTCAGATTTGAATCCAGGTCAGGATCCAGGATGGTGTCGAGCTTGCCAACGAATGTTCCCTAATTCGAAAGCTTTTATTGAGCATTGCTATGATTGTGCTAAAAATACCGTCCCTACAGAATGGATTGATATAAAAAGGGAATCAAGTAGGATCCCGAACCAAACAACATTCAGAGTCAAATTAGATCAAATAAACAACACTGAAAATacatga
- the ECM4 gene encoding omega-class glutathione transferase (Cytoplasmic glutathione S-transferase; regulated by Nrg1, Tup1; induced in core stress response, in cyr1 or ras1 mutant (yeast or hyphal cells); Tn mutation affects filamentous growth; stationary phase enriched; Spider biofilm induced) yields the protein MTDKIEILKFAGEDGAYKRRPSSFREFISSKPGARFPPEAGRYHLYVSFACPWAHRTLITRRLKGLTSIIGLSVVHWHMDDKGWRFPTKEELKTLKTEDDISLGTPDHNYDFSRLRELYFKAEPEYEGRFTVPVLWDKKEGTIVNNESAEIIRMLNTEFNSILPSEYAEVDLVPKDLESQIDELNSWIYDNINNGVYKAGFASKQEVYAKECQNVFDHLDKVEAILEKNHNGSKKGEFLLGNQLTEADIRLYTTIIRFDPVYVQHFKCNIGTIRTHYPYIHNWLRLLYWKIPGFQETTNFEHIKYHYTKSHIKINPYGITPLGPVPNILPLEEK from the exons ATGACTGAT AAAATtgagattttgaaatttgctGGTGAAGATGGTGCTTATAAGAGAAGACCATCAAGCTTCAGGGAATTTATCAGCTCTAAGCCAGGTGCACGTTTCCCACCAGAAGCTGGTAGATATCATCTTTATGTATCTTTTGCTTGCCCATGGGCTCACCGTACTTTGATTACTCGTCGCCTCAAGGGATTGACTTCTATCATTGGATTGTCTGTTGTTCATTGGCATATGGATGACAAAGGGTGGAGATTTCCTACAAAGGAAGAATTGAAGACATTAAAAACTGAAGACGACATTTCATTAGGTACACCTGACCATAACTATGATTTTTCCCGTCTTAGAGAATTGTACTTCAAGGCTGAACCAGAATACGAGGGAAGATTCACAGTTCCAGTATTGTGGGACAAAAAAGAAGGTACAATCGTAAACAATGAATCTGCTGAAATCATCAGAATGTTGAATACTGAATTCAATAGTATTTTGCCAAGTGAATATGCCGAAGTTGATCTTGTTCCAAAAGACTTAGAATCTCagattgatgaattgaacaGCTGGATTTACGATAATATTAACAATGGTGTTTATAAAGCTGGATTTGCATCCAAGCAAGAGGTGTACGCCAAAGAATGTCAAAATGTGTTTGATCATTTGGACAAAGTGGAAGCCATTTTGGAGAAAAACCACAATGGGTCCAAGAAGGGAGAATTTTTGTTGGGCAACCAATTGACTGAAGCAGATATCAGATTGTACACAAcaattattagatttgaTCCTGTCTACGTTCAACACTTTAAGTGTAACATTGGTACAATCAGAACTCACTATCCATACATCCACAATTGGCTCAGATTATTGTATTGGAAGATTCCTGGTTTCCAAGAAACTACCAATTTCGAGCACATCAAGTACCACTACACCAAATCTCATATCAAGATTAATCCATACGGTATAACACCATTGGGTCCAGTACCAAATATTTTACCATTGGAAGAAAAGTAA
- a CDS encoding uncharacterized protein (Putative tRNA binding protein; intron-containing gene; Spider biofilm induced), with product MLRTFTRGVKTYAPSYLKLQVGQIQLCKRHDDSDKLYVSQVEIGNDTTIQVCSGLVPYIPIDQMQNRKVVVVTNMRTRKLRGEKSMGMILAAEKEMNEQLNVEPVIPPTTSIIGERLHFGIADNFEPPKLKDKVWEYIQPRLKTTADKKVVFVDEEDNELVLRGSDSSDAAHVQSLDGAKIL from the exons ATGTTGAGAACATTTACTAGAGGAGTTAAAACTT ATGCCCCATCGTATCTCAAACTCCAGGTTGGTCAGATCCAATTATGTAAAAGACATGACGATTCCGATAAATTATATGTCTCTCAAGTTGAAATAGGAAATGACACGACAATTCAAGTCTGCTCTGGCTTAGTTCCATACATTCCTATTGATCAAATGCAAAATAGAAAAGTTGTGGTAGTTACTAATATGAGGACAAGAAAACTACGTGGGGAAAAGTCCATGGGAATGATTCTTGCAGCTGAGAAGGAGATGAACGAGCAATTGAATGTTGAGCCTGTAATACCGCCAACTACATCAATAATTGGTGAACGATTGCATTTTGGAATTGCAGATAATTTTGAACCTCCTAAATTGAAGGACAAGGTTTGGGAGTATATTCAACCACGGTTGAAAACAACTGCAGACAAAAAAGTGGTTTTTGTCGATGAAGAGGACAATGAGTTGGTGTTACGAGGTAGCGACTCGTCAGATGCAGCACACGTTCAATCACTAGATGGGGCTAAAATACTTTAA
- the MCM6 gene encoding MCM DNA helicase complex subunit (Putative MCM DNA replication initiation complex component; mRNA expression peak at cell-cycle M/G1 phase; regulated by tyrosol and cell density; repressed by alpha pheromone in SpiderM medium; Hap43-induced gene) codes for MSNFVSSPGRIPSAAAQLLNSQTSSSFGRDNSTPAQPILYSEDLPPHLQLQQQQQQRAIAGRRRQIAVPKVVDVTGEKVRESFETFIEEFVDPEQADDDWDGKIYLAQIEAMKTYEYSTLYVDYQHLLSRENGVLATAISEQYYRFSPFLLKGLHRLLKKYAPSLLHTSLLHNTEETVSETSTSSQANERVFQISFFNLPTVQRIRDIRSNKIGSLMSISGTVTRTSEVRPELYRACFTCDLCSAVIEGVEQVFKYTEPTACPSCENQSYFTLNVSKSQFIDWQRIRIQENSNEIPTGSMPRTLDVILRGETVERAKPGDKCKFTGCEIVIPDVSQLGLPGVKPQSVKESARGSELSSGVTGLKSLGVRDLTYKLAFGACHVASMVNKAGGNEQLEVDLNDQEVFLTSLSDAEVLQLKEMVKDEHIYDKLVNSIAPAVFGHEVIKKGILLQLLGGVHKQTVDGINLRGDINICIVGDPSTSKSQFLKYVCGFSPRAVYTSGKASSAAGLTAAVVKDEESGEYTIEAGALMLADNGICAIDEFDKMDIADQVAIHEAMEQQTISIAKAGIHATLNARTSILAAANPIGGRYNRKLGLRSNLNMTAPIMSRFDLFFVVLDDCNERIDTQLASHIVDLHMLRDDAIDPPYSAEQLARYIKYAKTFKPRMTKEARDFLVTRYKELREDDAQGLGRSSYRITVRQLESMIRLSEAIARANCTEEITPSFVAEAYDLLKQSIIRVEMDDIEMDDEERPTGEPGQAQEQDQPQDQDTQQSQPSERVPPVSISYDKYVSIMNMLVKKITEDEKNGGDGLSADTLVEWYLLQKEDEISSEQEYLQERKLAYKVIKRLVRDKILMSVTEGTNVVYIIHPNCAILDFFERE; via the coding sequence ATGTCCAATTTTGTATCATCACCAGGGAGAATCCCATCAGCTGCTGCCCAGTTGTTGAATTCACAAACTCTGTCTTCTTTTGGTAGAGACAATTCCACACCAGCACAGCCAATATTATATTCCGAAGATCTTCCACCTCATttacaactacaacaacaacaacagcaacgTGCAATTGctggaagaagaagacaaaTTGCTGTTCCaaaagttgttgatgtaACTGGTGAGAAAGTCAGGGAAAGTTTTGAAACttttattgaagaatttgttgatcCTGAACAAGCAGATGATGATTGGGATGGGAAAATTTACTTGGCCCAAATTGAAGCTATGAAAACATACGAGTATAGTACTTTATATGTTGATTACCAACATTTATTGCTGAGAGAGAATGGTGTTTTAGCCACAGCTATCCTGGAACAATACTATCGTTTCTCACCCTTTTTGTTGAAAGGTTTGCATagattgttgaaaaaatatgcACCAAGCTTGTTACATACCAGTTTACTTCACAATACCGAAGAAACTGTTAGTGAAACTTCAACCAGTTCTCAAGCAAATGAACGTGTTTTccaaatttcttttttcaatttaccAACCGTACAAAGAATCAGGGATATCagatcaaataaaattggtTCATTAATGTCAATTCTGGGTACTGTAACCAGAACATCTGAAGTGAGACCCGAATTGTATCGTGCATGCTTTACTTGTGACTTGTGCTCAGCAGTTATCGAAGGGGTAGAACAAGTTTTTAAATATACCGAACCCACCGCATGTCCTTCTTGTGAGAATCAATCTTACTTTACTTTGAATGTGTCCAAGTCCCAGTTCATTGATTGGCAAAGAATTAGAATACAAGAAAACTCCAATGAAATCCCCACAGGATCCATGCCACGTACTTTGGATGTGATTTTGAGAGGTGAAACCGTTGAAAGAGCAAAACCAGGTGACAAATGCAAGTTTACTGGATGTGAAATTGTAATCCCAGATGTTTCTCAATTAGGTTTACCAGGTGTCAAACCACAATCCGTTAAGGAATCAGCAAGAGGCTCAGAGTTGAGTAGTGGTGTTACTGGTTTAAAGTCTCTTGGTGTCAGAGATTTGACATATAAGCTCGCCTTTGGAGCTTGCCACGTTGCTTCCATGGTTAATAAGGCAGGTGGGAATGAACAGCTTGAAGTTGATTTGAATGACCAAGAAGTTTTTCTTACATCTTTGAGTGATGCTGAAGTATTACAATTAAAGGAAATGGTCAAGGATGAACATATTTATGACAAGCTTGTGAACTCAATTGCACCAGCTGTGTTTGGCCACGAAGTGATCAAAAAGGGAATTCTTTTGCAATTATTAGGCGGTGTTCACAAACAAACAGTAGATGGAATCAACTTAAGAGGGGATATAAACATTTGTATTGTTGGTGACCCATCCACTTCGAAATCACAGTTTTTGAAGTATGTCTGTGGGTTTTCGCCTCGTGCTGTCTACACTTCTGGTAAGGCTTCCTCTGCTGCTGGGTTGACAGCGGCTGTAGTGAAGGACGAAGAAAGCGGAGAATACACTATTGAAGCAGGTGCTTTGATGTTGGCAGATAACGGTATTTGTgcaattgatgaatttgacaAGATGGATATTGCTGACCAAGTTGCTATTCACGAAGCCATGGAACAACAAACAATCTCCATTGCAAAAGCTGGTATTCATGCTACCTTAAATGCCCGTACATCTATCTTAGCAGCTGCTAACCCTATTGGGGGTAGATATAATAGAAAATTGGGTCTTCGTTCTAATTTGAATATGACAGCACCAATTATGTCgagatttgatttgttctttgttgttcttgatGATTGTaatgaaagaattgatACTCAATTAGCATCACACATTGTTGATTTGCACATGCTTAGAGACGATGCAATTGATCCACCTTACTCAGCCGAACAATTAGCAAGATACATTAAATACGCAAAGACTTTCAAGCCTAGAATGACTAAAGAAGCTAGAGACTTTTTGGTCACTAGATACAAGGAATTGAGAGAAGATGATGCTCAAGGTTTAGGGAGGTCCTCGTACAGAATTACTGTTAGACAATTGGAGTCCATGATTAGATTGTCAGAAGCTATAGCCAGAGCCAATTGTACCGAAGAAATAACGCCAAGTTTTGTTGCTGAGGCCTATGATTTGTTGAAGCAATCTATTATCAGAGTCGAAATGGATGACATCGAAAtggatgatgaagaaagaCCAACTGGAGAACCGGGGCAAGCACAAGAACAAGATCAGCCACAGGACCAAGATACTCAGCAATCGCAACCTTCTGAAAGAGTACCTCCAGTGTCAATTAGTTATGACAAATATGTTTCTATAATGAATATGTTAGTCAAGAAAATAACCGAGGACGAAAAAAATGGAGGTGATGGACTTTCGGCTGATACTTTAGTTGAATGGTATTTGCTTCAAAAGGAAGACGAGATTTCTAGCGAACAAGAATACTtacaagaaagaaaattggCTTATAAGGTGATAAAAAGGTTAGTTAGAGATAAAATACTTATGAGTGTGACAGAAGGAACAAATGTTGTTTACATTATACATCCTAACTGTGCtattttagattttttcGAAAGGGAATAA